Within Montipora foliosa isolate CH-2021 chromosome 3, ASM3666993v2, whole genome shotgun sequence, the genomic segment ATATAACACCAATTCCTAAAGAATCACCTGTCTCTAGAATGGAACAATTAAGACCTATCTCAGTTACTGACATTATTGTTAGACTGTTTGAACGTATAATTTATACTAAGGAGCTTAAATCTATCGTTGAATCAGCTATTAATTATGATCAATTTGCTTATAGAAGGGGCAGAAATACTACTATGGCACTATTGTTGTGCCAACATATGTGGATGAAATGGCTTGATGGCCAAGCAGATAGTGTACGGGTATTTGCTTTTgatttttcaaaagcttttgatcaTGTTAACCATGCAATTCTTTTTGATAAGCTTAGTCAACTGCCTATTAACCCTTACATTTATAACTGGATAAGAGATTTTTTAACAGGCAGACAGCAAAGAATTGCTATTTGTGGAAGTAAGACCAGGTTTTTGCCCATAAACAGAGGCGTACCACAAGGCACTATTGTAGGTCCAGTTTTGTTTTCGATAATGATAAACGACATAAGATCTATGAATAATTCTAGAACACTACTGGTCAAGTATGCAGATGACATTACCCTAAGTACCTATAGGACCATCAATTACGATTGTGCTCCTGAGGAGGTTGATTCCATCAAGAAATGGGctacagaaaacaaaatgtctATTAATTTAACTAAAACTAAAGAACTAGTTGTCAGAGGTAGATCTAAGGCACCTATTCCAACTCCTCTACCTGGCATTGAACAGGTAGATAACATTAAACTACTAGGAGTAACTTTTCATCACAGTCCCAATAACTGGGATTCTCATTTCGATACTTTATGAAGCAAGGCAGGTAAAAGAATGTATATACTaagaatttgtaaaaagtttggATACAGTCGGGAGAACCTTCATTATCTTTTTAACACCTTAATAATGTCACTTTTTAAATATGCTCTTCCTGTATGGGGCTGTGCCAGTTATTCTACTTATTTAGTCAATAtagacaaattacaaaataggGCAGTTAAATTTGGATACCTGAAATATATAACACCTATCAATGATCTCATTGAAAGTTCGGATAACACAATTTGGAATAATATCAAAAATAATCCCGGGCACCCTCTTGCACATTTACTACCTCCGCAACGAACAAGAATCTTGAGGCCTAGAAGCCATAATTTTGTATTACCTAAAATTAAGACTGAGCGTTTTAAAAAGGTGTTTTTAAATAGATGCCTGTATCGTTAGAACgtttatatattatttatatatatgttttttagATACTTAGTGTACATCATAAATATAGATAATTTAACTTTTTAGAATGATGTAATTGTAATTAAGAACGTTTGAATTCTTAACTGAATAAAGTGctgctataaaaaaaaaaaaaaaaagaaattattaactTATTGTTAAGTATACATGTGTATCCTTTTCCAcagaaaagaaaacacaaaaatgCATGGCTCGCTTGAGCTTGGAATATTCGCGGCAGGAACCAAACCTGCTGTAATTTATAATTCAAGATAGCTACAGTAAGTAACAACCAAAGCTTACCTTTTTTTTCTTGACAGCAAATTCAGTTCCATAAATTTATACTTCTGATGCTGTTCGTCCAAATCTTTGAGTACGGATTCAGCAGCATCATGACCTCCCTTTTTCATAAAATCGTCGACATCCTCCTTTAAACCAAACACAGTAAACAAGAACCGTTAAAGCAGTTTATTTTTGACCAATGATATGATAACAATGACAGTGTTCGAAAACAACTTCCGAGGGAGTTTTCCGAAAAGATAAATCGCCTTACAACTACGCGATTCATAGGGTATGGAGTTCCTCTGACTGAAAAAGGAGCCTCACCAGAAACAGTGCTTCGGGTATACCACGatgcttttttttctctgttttctcatcagaaagttGTTCAGGTTGCTTCTGTTCAgaagccatttttttttacgcTCAGCCGAAGACAGGCCGAACGTAATTACTTCGGGCATGGACCTGTGGTAAATACCGCTGACTCAAGATTACAAAGCAGGAACAACTAAACATTCGATTTGTGATTTGCAACGGAAGAGAAAAGATTGGATCGTGACAACCTTGGTGTTCGAACTTCGTTTTGGCGAGTAAACAAGGGGAATTTATTTCTGAAAGAGCAAAGTCTGTAGTAGCAGTGGTATCCGGTATCGGGTGAGCTACTGGTAGCAATGAGAAACTAAAACAGTCAGCACATTTTAAATGCTTCATAGGACATCGAAAAATTTTCGACAACAACAAGCATTTGATCATGTTTGTATAGATCGATTTGGTCGTTTATTGTCTTAGTGGTTGTTTGCGAGGACTTTCTTTTCGAAGATGTCGAAAGAGAATCCGGATAAAGATTTGCCATCGATGACTGAAGAACAGTTGGATCTACAAAGCACAAATTCGTTCAATTCCTTTCTGAGCGAGGACAGTCGCACAAGTGATAGTTTTAATGGCTTTGATCACATAGGTGCGATTCACATAAAAACTGCAGACCCGTCGGATATGAGAAACCACGAATCGGAGTTGGACACCTTCCAGAAGAGATTGGACACGTTTTCAACATGGCCTGTTAACTGCCCGATCAAACCAAAGGAATTGGCAGAAGCGGGATTCTATTCAAAAGGGCTAGACGACCGAGTTGTATGCTTTAAATGCGATTTGCATCTGCGGCAGTGGAAGACTGGCGATGACCCATGGAAAGAACACAAATTATTTAATGAATCTTGCCCCTTTCTTATGGAATGCGAAAACGAAAGAGATTCTTCAAATTTGCAGAATACATTTCGCAATACTGCGAAAGAGAGTTTCTCAAGATTCGAGGAAGTAGTGTTTCCTCAAGGAACGCCTAGAAATCATCATGAGGATGACGTTTCTGACATTGGTTTGCAACCCTATCGTGAACCGGAAGGGGTACTTAACGCCAAGAAGCCGCAGGGGTTTAGCCAGGGACGATCTGAGTTTGTTTATTACGAGCAGCCGTTCTACAGAAATCCTGATTATCCTCAAATAGGTTTTCGTGATCATCGCCCAATACACTTGGACAGAATGCCTCCGTTTGCGAAGTTCCAGCGCCCTGATGACCAAAGAATTGGTCGAGAAGTGACCGAGCATCGTGTTGAGGCTGGTTCCAGGTCTTCACAGGTTCACATGGTGGGACCGGGAGCGTCGATCTATTATATTAACCCGGAAGAGCCGCTGTATGTACACAGCGGAGGGCAAGGCCCCCCTCAGATAAGGCCTGGAGGGAAGTTAATACCAGTCTATTCTGAAGCTCTACAAAAAAGCCGACCTCCGTTTAAGGGTGAGCCAAACTTCGCAGGTTTAAGGGAACTTGGCGCATTCGCTAGTCAGGAGTCAACATTTGGTAGAAACCAACCTCACTCAGCAAGCAGTACAGGGCAGATTCAGAAGCAGCCTGGTTATGGAGAGAAATGGCCTACTGAAGTGAAGGGAACCATTGCAGGTGAGTTGAGTACTCACTCGTCACAAGGAGAGAATAAACGGTATATGCTGCATCAGCAACAAAACAAGTACCCCAAACAAGATCCAGAGTGCGGACGGTATTTGGTGCAACAACATCAGAACAGCAAGAACACGTTTCAGGAACCAAAAAGTTTACAGCAGACCCAGTTTCCTGAAAAGTTGCCACAAGCAAAGATGCCTTACGAACCACAGACAACAGAGAGAAAGCTATCAGACAAGAATGGTGCACTGCATGAAAACTATCACAGAATTCAACAGTATCCTTTTTCAAGTACAAAGAAATCGAGCTCCCCTCAAGCTCTCAAAGAAGTATACAGACTGGAGGACTCCCCTAGTCACAGTGGTCAGGCAAGACAACCCACCCCATTTGCAGCTTTTCCTGTAAAAGATCCGAGCCTTCAACCTGCGCAGCGGTTAGTGAGACACGAAGATGCTCGGCATATTACGTCGTCCTCTGACCTTGCAAGCCAGCACCACCGCCTGACCACATTTGTTGACTGGCCTCATGACCACCCGATTCATCCCTGTGACCTCTCAGCCGCCGGCTTCTACTATCTGGGTAAGAATGACTCTGTGAGGTGCTTCAAGTGTGACATCTCGCTGCATAACTGGGACCCTGATGATACCCCATGGGGCGAGCACAAAAGGTGGTCCCCTCAGTGCCCACTGGTCTTGGAAAACGAACGTCATAACGAGGACCATACTCCAGGGCAGAACGCCATTGCCCAAGAGCGTTACCCATCTCAAAATACTCCCCAATTCCGGCGTCCAGACCAAAGTAATTTCTCAAGTGACAAGCGAGTGCCAATTGTAGGAGGTGGTCGGCTTGTTCATCCCGGTTGGAATAGACAGCAACAACCTTCCGCACAAACAGCCTGGAATGCTGGCAGACCACAGGATCAGCTGTTGGAAAAGCAATATACACAGTGGCAAACCCAGCCCATCAGTGCAGAACAAGAAGCGGGTCATGTGAGTAGTGGACGTCAAGCAGGTTCAACCGGTAAATCAAGTTCAAACccaaacaatcgctcatgctcTCCAAGGGGAAGCGCTTTATGGGAGAGGAATATTGAAAGACTTTCCGAATTGGGTTTCAACAAGCAACAAATTGACGATGCCATCAGCGCGCAAGTACAAGCCACTGGCTTAAATTTTGCTTCTCACACGGATCTCGTTGCAGCACTGCTGGAGAGTCAAGCACGACTACAGAGAAACCCAACTATTCCGCAACCCACGGAAGGAGGATGCCGGGGTGCCTCTCCACCACCTATGATCATTCCTTCGGATATCCCTACCTCCCTTTGGCAAGGGAATCAAAATCCTGCTGGGAGAAACTGCTCAAGTGCTGTTACATCACCGACAACGCCGTTTCCAGGTATAATCAGTCTGCGCCGATCTTTCAGTGAACCCGCTACACAGAGGTTTTCAGATTCTGGCGAAGAGTCTCTCGAAGAGAAACTGGAACGAATGCAAGAAGAGCGTATGTGCAAGATTTGTATGGACGCTGAAGTAAGCGTGGTCTTCCTACCTTGCGGTCATCTAAGCTGCTGTGAAGGCTGTGCAAATGGGATGAACTTGTGCCCGATGTGCCGCAGTCCAATACAAGAGAAGGTTCGAACATTCTTGTCGTGAGAACACTTTTCAGGTTTCCCTTTCTCTGATACAGTCAGCTCGTGTCTGGTGTCTAGTATCCAGGTACCTTGTCTGAATTGTGCTGAAGTCTTGGACGCCTTAGGAAAGCTGAAATCTACATCGTAAGTGACGACATTGCCTACCAAGTCATTCATTTATCCTGAACAAGACGTTTCAATTTGCTGCATGCTTCATCATTGAACTTTTCATTTATTACTAGTGAATACACAGCAGGGTTTAAAATAATATCACAGCTTGTACCTCGAATTTGttggcaattttttttgtctgcgTCAATTCAAAGCACCGTGAACGCCTGGGCCCCCTTTATAGGTATTTGTTCAAGCGTTAATGGGCTTTTTGCAGCTAGTGATCACGTGGTACAAAAAGCTCATATTGGAGAGCAAATTGCACACTGAGATATCtaagacaaagaaaatttaaaataagttgctttgtttcaggtgtcccagtgcgcaatttgctctccagtatggcaagtattgtaccatgtgatcaccaGCTGTAAAGGGCGCATTATACTATCCATTATGCAACTTTGTCTTGACAACTGAACCGTCGCGCTTCTTCACTCACAAATATGGGAAAGGCGTTCTGTCGAGCAATTACGAATACAAAGCTAACTTTAATTTGAACGAGCGGCAAGGCTTAGCAATCAAGTTTTTGTGCCAAATTAAGCTTGATTATGAAACGCAACGGCCGTGAACAAACGGGTAAATAGTCGTTCACGGTGATTTCAGCTTTGGCACTGTTAATTCCAAACCTTTTTCTACTCTTTCTACTCATTTTAAAACGTTTCCAAGAAAGCTTTTGAAGAGTTCTTGGCTGCGTTATTGTCTGATACGAAAATGTTAACTGTATTTCACAGCGACTGCTATTTTGAACCGTTTGTGTAGACTGtaatttggttgaaaaaagtgCGATAAATAGATAATTGGTGGCGCAAGTACATTAATTCCAAAgacgctgttacactgtgcattTTTTCTTGCAACCTGTCCCGGAACGCCATTGCGAGACCagttgcacgaatcattgcccaatgtaacataccttgcaacaGTCAAAAACGCCGCGAgaccagttgcagaaaccgcaccctgcaagcagagcctccttttgtctttttctttactgaggaggagaaaaggagcctctgcccgaatcgcgtcaactctttgaagccgccgcagcccgaacgtCTGGACtggtcaatcttgttttctctcgtcaaaccggttttccagtgcgagcgtccctttagtgacaaaaccgatggttataattgagcccgctgtaccatgaaaaaccaagatggcggcgagatctggcatattaggcttgggttcgagactgtatcctggcaacatgcagcacatattcaataaagatcttacgcgattcatgcagagcctttctcaagaacgccaaaatcgagcaagcaaaagaaaggctctgctagcagggtgcagaaaccgttgcggaaagtagaattgaATTGTACTTTATAGCAACGATTGCAACGAATTTTTTTGAGCAGTGCAAACTGTAACATCTGTTCtacaacttgtgtcgcaacggtCTGTGGCACCAGtcaatgaaaatgtttctttaacctcatgtgatgATCAccgaaacgagacaagttgcatgaaacgttgctcagtgtaacacccgtaaaacaacttgtttcgtaGTGCGAGAACGTTTGCAGAAATAGGGTTTGCGAGACaggttgcacgaaaaattgcaaagtgtaacagcgcctttaaccTACTGGTAAAGAGAGTAGAGTGATTTCGTAGAGTAGTTGAGCTCGAGTAGAGCTCGAGTTATTTCGAGAGTTGATAAATACGAGCACATTACACCCGTGCTTCAGGAGCTTCATTAAGACCGTATAGAATATAGAATAGTATTCAAAATCAATTTACTAACATTTAGATGTTTACATGATTCTGTGCCATGTTAATTCCAAGAACTTTTAGAGACTTATAAGCCCGCCAGAGACCGGTTGCTCGAGGGCTGGTTaacgctaaccgttggttaagaggtatcaaaacctataggtttccatggtgatttaacgctggttagcgctaaccatgctccGAGCAACCGGGCGTGATCGCTGCGCTCTCTTTCTGCTCCGTTAAAGCTCAAACCTGTTAAGTGTAATATGATGAATTATGGTCTCAGGCACGCGACTCTGTTGTGAAGTGAGTTACCACATGAGTTCCCGTTACCTCAAACTACTGTACGTTTGTGTGATAGTTTATCTCTTTTCAGGTCTAGACTAAAGACGCACCGTTTTAAGCTTGCTTTCCTTAGCTTAGCTTCTCATGGTAGCCTGATGCCTGCACCTAGCtctgtgtattattattattattattagtattattattagtattagtattattagtagtagtagtagtagtagtagtagtagtagtagtagtagtagtagtagtagtagtagtagtagtagtagtagtagtagtagtagtagtagtagtattttgTATTTCTCATATGTGAAGCCGCTGCTAGTCTCTTTTTCCCTGAATCCGAcgtttctctctctctttagaAGTTGACGGGATTTATGCGGAGTGGTGTGTAAAAACAGGTTAAGGGACCAAATGTTTAGATTTTGATgagaaattgaattttttgcAAGGGGAGGATAGGCATTTTTTTGTCTGCGTGTCAGTGAATTTTTACCTCTGCTCGATCGCAATAACCACTTTCCAACACAAGCGCGTGCAttggttttttaaatttatatttttgtgtctgttttccaaaacaaatgGTAAAGTCGCACTTGCTTGCTTGGAATTTTTGTACACTAGCTTGAATTTTTGGCCTTagtttcttttccattattttttAGTATACTTTTCTTGTCCTGGAATATTAGTTTTTTCGAAATAATTGTTTACCCGCCCAGCCCCCgcaaaaatttccttatttaacAGATACCCATAACACCAGCAAGTGAGTCTGCGGCGCATGACTTTTGGTACATGCCACTGTACACTAAAAAGATCTGTTTGTAAGAACTCGATCATCGTATTAACTTGTTTATATTAAATTTTGTGACCCAATTTGTGGCGGCGCTAATTTGAAGGTCACATTGGTAAAAAATGATTACATGAAAGTGTTAACACTACAACAGAAACATGTTGAAACTGACAAAAGGGAGACTGCATTTTGCACTGGCTTGCCATGCAATAGCCATATTCATAAAtagcggctaagtaattattcttttgtctttatgctaatcatcctcacttgCCTCGTTtgcacgaacaaaattcaaaagaatctttgctccaaagtgaggctagtgaggatgattagtacaaagataaaagaataatttcttggtcgccatttatgaatacggtcaaTTAGCGTAGAGAAGTATGTTGAAGAGAGTTcaatagaggaaaaaaaacatggatTTAAACATGGTTATTTTGTACTTGTGTTTTCGTTACAACCCTGTATAACATCGCTTTCCTTGAACCGATGCTTATCAGGGGAAGGCGCTTTATCTAGAGTATGGTTTTCTAAGATTACCTGGTAATGAAAACGCATGCGCTAACAGATGCATTTGAGTTATCTCAATTTATCAGTGTTATGACGAGTGTTTACATGTACCACTTTACGATGCCATTAGTTCAAGTATTCATAAGTACTTTTAAATACCAATACTTTATCGTACACTTCCCTTGGGTGCTTTTTGGCCAATAAAAAACTGATGTGATTACAATTACATTAGTTTATAATACGTTACTACtggtaatagttttcactacaacTGTCCCCGCCTAAGATAGTATGAGAAGGGCAGTTGAGGTACGTTTAAATAATATGCTGAACATGTCGCCCCGGTTTCCGATTTGcgtctgacaaatcgtcgcccctgtttctgatttgtgttcggacaaaatcaatttctgagccaggcaactcgatttgcatcagatctgcttcaAAGTTTGATTTCTAATCGCTAATCCGAACAGCACTTTGTTTCTCCTTACGAGTTTCTACTTCGTGACTCCTTCAACACCTCGGTCGTGTagaacaataccgataccacttGCGGGCCCGTgtaagcaataccgataccaccttgagCGCCGgattgagcaaatcgagattgattcTCCTtacaatagagcggttttcaattgagtgtcgaaagtaattagcgaactgctttggtttatgattacttcactcggtgattggttcaaagttctcgcgccactttttcaaccaatcagaagtaaaaccaaaaccaatcgtggctcgcgcgtgcacattttcccgcgctttgtgccggctacatgtaattacttcgagttttgattggtttactggattgtctccgtgctttttgattggccaaagtaattcctttggttttggttttacgacactcaattgaaactcggtCTATCTACCAATTTATACATTTACCCTTTTTACGCGGGGACTTCTAGGTTACCTAGGGAGGCAATTTAGTATGACTTGTGCTTGTTGGCGGTGTGAGGAgcgctttgattggctaagTGTCAGGGCACCATTCAACCGTAATCCGTACGGGCCGATCACGAATGATGCAAATTATGGCAATTAACAAagcaaaaaacctttttttccccACAGCATGCGCAATCGAACGTTTGGCGTTAACGGGAAAATCTAAAACTTCGGCCTTGCTGTATTAACCTCGATTAATACCTCACTCTCCGCAGCTATAAATATTGGCCTGTAGAACGTCTGTTTGGAAAGAGCAGACTACCTTATGAAGACTATGTTTTGCAGCTCTCCGATCGAccaatagaccgtattcataaatggcggccaatttataattcttttgttgaagtgcaaattagcctaccacgcctcgataccatacagtgaattgaaaaaaattcttgctctaaaatgaggcttggtaggctaatttgcacgtggacaaaagaattataaatgtgaccgccatttatgaatattcattcattcattcattcattttattattagttgaagaaaatacaatgacaatCCTGCACAACCCGCAGATAGcagagctaatcgaggcgggttgtgcttttaaatcagacgtcattatcagtaaaaatgaaacaaaagaaatagaggaaaaaaacaaaaaaacaaaaagagataagtgaacaattacaataaaataattacaacgtATTACAACAAGTCACAGgttagttaatttaatttactttacatATCTTGCCATCTTTAAGAGCAATGTGGGTGCTTCAACATAAGTGTCCTCGGCATGAAAAATAGCAAATAGAATTTCTcgaactttctttttaaattgctttCTTGGCAGTTGGCGTACTTGGGGTGGCAAACAATTCCAAACTCTGGCGCCAAAACTTGTAGTTGAATTATGTTGTTGATTAAGACGCGAATattgaatataaaaattacCAGAAGAAGAAGACCTAGTTTTATAAGGATGAATCAGATTTGACTTTCTAAATAGCCTAGAAATATTTTGAGGAGCAGAGTTGTTAGAGATGTCGTACATTAAAGTGGACATAGTCTCCAAACAGAGCATATTTATGGGTAAGATTTTAGAAGAGATAAATAGAGGAACTGCATGAGTACGAGGCTTAGAAAAATTCATAAGGCGGATGGCGCGTTTTTGAAGTAGTAACAGTTTATTCAAGTGTAATTGAGCAGCCTGACCCCAGGcacttaaaccaaatgttaaatACGGAAACATTAGCGACTGATAAATGCTAAGTAAAGTGTTAAACGGAACAAAATGTCTCAGGCGGGCAATGATTCCAACAATCTTACTAAGTTTAAAAGCAATataatcaatgtgaaatttCCATGACAAATGGCTATCAATCAATACTCCAAGATATTTTACGTATTCTTTGCATTCGAGCGAGGTTAGTGTATTAGTATTGTTATCTATTACATTTAAATTTACCTCGTATTCCAGCTTTTTTTGGCGTGGTCGGAATATGACAAAATAAGATTTTTGTGTGTTAAGTGTCAGTTTGTTTGCCGTCAACCAGTCACATACATTTTTAAGTTCATTATTAACTGTGGCTTCAAGAGACCGGAGATTATCAGCAAAAAGCATGTttgtgtcatctgcaaataGACAGAAGCTTAACTTTGAAGAAGAGTTTGggatatcatttatatatatcaaAAAGAGTAGAGGGCCTAACACGGAACCTTGTGGAACCCCACAGGGCGTTGTCACTTTACTAGATACTGTCATTTCCACCTCTGTAGTTTGCACACGTCCGCTTAAATATGAAGAGAACCAATCATTTACAACGCCTCTAATGCCATAATGATGTAACTTACTTAACAAAACTGAGTGGTTgactgtatcgaatgctttttttaaatcaatgaaaattccaCAGGTGTATAATTTCTTGTCCATATTACTTTGTACAGTGTTAACAATATCAAGGATTGCATGTTGTGTAGAG encodes:
- the LOC137996966 gene encoding uncharacterized protein — its product is MSKENPDKDLPSMTEEQLDLQSTNSFNSFLSEDSRTSDSFNGFDHIGAIHIKTADPSDMRNHESELDTFQKRLDTFSTWPVNCPIKPKELAEAGFYSKGLDDRVVCFKCDLHLRQWKTGDDPWKEHKLFNESCPFLMECENERDSSNLQNTFRNTAKESFSRFEEVVFPQGTPRNHHEDDVSDIGLQPYREPEGVLNAKKPQGFSQGRSEFVYYEQPFYRNPDYPQIGFRDHRPIHLDRMPPFAKFQRPDDQRIGREVTEHRVEAGSRSSQVHMVGPGASIYYINPEEPLYVHSGGQGPPQIRPGGKLIPVYSEALQKSRPPFKGEPNFAGLRELGAFASQESTFGRNQPHSASSTGQIQKQPGYGEKWPTEVKGTIAGELSTHSSQGENKRYMLHQQQNKYPKQDPECGRYLVQQHQNSKNTFQEPKSLQQTQFPEKLPQAKMPYEPQTTERKLSDKNGALHENYHRIQQYPFSSTKKSSSPQALKEVYRLEDSPSHSGQARQPTPFAAFPVKDPSLQPAQRLVRHEDARHITSSSDLASQHHRLTTFVDWPHDHPIHPCDLSAAGFYYLGKNDSVRCFKCDISLHNWDPDDTPWGEHKRWSPQCPLVLENERHNEDHTPGQNAIAQERYPSQNTPQFRRPDQSNFSSDKRVPIVGGGRLVHPGWNRQQQPSAQTAWNAGRPQDQLLEKQYTQWQTQPISAEQEAGHVSSGRQAGSTGKSSSNPNNRSCSPRGSALWERNIERLSELGFNKQQIDDAISAQVQATGLNFASHTDLVAALLESQARLQRNPTIPQPTEGGCRGASPPPMIIPSDIPTSLWQGNQNPAGRNCSSAVTSPTTPFPGIISLRRSFSEPATQRFSDSGEESLEEKLERMQEERMCKICMDAEVSVVFLPCGHLSCCEGCANGMNLCPMCRSPIQEKVRTFLS